The Pecten maximus chromosome 12, xPecMax1.1, whole genome shotgun sequence genome includes a region encoding these proteins:
- the LOC117339352 gene encoding uncharacterized protein LOC117339352 yields the protein MNNTTDMDPEKAFWVEPWDYSVQNFFVAMIGLAMFLILMAFLWKCCDWVEEKQNADVPKQSFPVTPIYAHELEPGLVVLQSQDGEFFRILQEYDSKNLSNGRTNPAAACASPPIGETTIQYIPQYTRPYYQNQPTAPPSRPDTDCLIDVPVPATPPIPPPYSQY from the exons ATGAATAACACCACGGATATGGACCCTGAAAAGGCCTTCTGGGTCGAACC GTGGGACTACAGTGTACAGAACTTCTTTGTTGCTATGATAGGCCTGGCTATGTTTCTGATCCTAATGGCGTTCCTTTGGAAATGCTGTGACTGGGTAGAGGAAAAACAAAACGCCGACGTACCCAAACAAAGTTTTCCTGTGACGCCGATTTACGCACATGAGTTGGAACCGGGGCTTGTTGTTCTCCAGAGCCAAGATGGCGAGTTCTTTAGAATACTTCAGGAATATGATTCCAAAAACTTGAGTAATGGACGTACCAATCCCGCAGCTGCGTGCGCAAGTCCGCCAATAGGGGAGACAACTATTCAGTACATCCCTCAATACACGCGGCCATATTACCAGAATCAGCCCACAGCGCCACCTTCCAGACCCGATACGGATTGTTTGATCGACGTGCCAGTCCCTGCCACACCTCCAATCCCTCCCCCATACTCCCAGTACTAA